The genomic segment CATTGGGGGAATAATTAATCTGCCTTTatttctgtgtgtgggtgtgaatcATGTACTTGTGATCTCCAGAGGTTTGCAAATGGGTAGATTGTATTTCTAGATCTTTTTAATGATCACCCAATTCAAAATGTCCAACTATTAATAACCTGCGCAGTGCATCTCTATTTAGCCATAAGTGTCAGAGCCACATAGAAAGATAAAAAGCTTATTGATGTGGTGCAAGTCACATTTGAAAGCGTCACAAACTGCTTTACAACTGATGAAATACTTCTGAGGTGTACTTATTGTTGTATTGCAGAGAACACAGCAGCCCAATTTGTGCACCATAAGGGTTCGCACCAGTTTAGGGAGAAAATCTGCTCCTTTAGAGAGAGAAATATTAGTCAGGGGAACCAATAGAAATTGGGATTTAAAAGCCACTAGGTTATGCCTTTGAGCTGTAGGTGTTGTCACTGGAGAATTAGTTCAGAATCTGTACTGATGTCAGTGAGGGCAGAAGGTGGGATTATCATCCTACCGATTTAAAACTTGTGTAAACCAGCCCCCCTGAGGGTGAGCTTCACAAGTAAATAACTAACACTTTACGGATTAGAAAAAAACTGATAGTTAAATTGATGCCAAGTCTGGGGATGAGCAATGATTCACTCATCTCCATTTGGCTGTGGCACATCCCACAGCTGATTCTTATTGTTCCCAAGAACTGTTTCTTACTTCAATGTCCTGCCCCATTCCCAATCCCTTTGGCATCTTTACTTCACATTGGTTGGCATAGATAtaggaccaaagggcttgtttctgtgctttataactCAATTACTCTATTCTGCACATTGTGACTACATATTGACTGTGCCGGCTCTCAGGGCAGCTATCTAGTTCCACCCTTCTGTCTTCATGTAAATTTGTTCTCCACCTTGTGTTTGTATAATTCCCTGTAGAATACACAGCTTCttaaacctgcctccactacatcTGCATGCAGTGCATTGCAGATTCTAACTACATGTCGTgttttaaataaattcctcatcttaATTCTTTGTGATTTTGACTGTGGAAATTTGACCCCTCTGCCACCAACGTTCCACTTTCCATTCTCTCCAGAATGGGGAAACATATaacataatatagaaacatataaaattattaagggattggacacactagatgcaggaaacatgttcccaatgttgagggagtccagaaccaggggccacagtttaagaataagaactgAAATgagtaaaaaccttttcacacagagagttgtgaatttgtggaattctttgcctcagaaggcaatagaggccaattcactggaggcattcaaaagagagttagatagagctcctagggctagcggaatcaaggggtatggggagaaggcaggaatggggtactgattgtggatgatcagccattgaatgtttacattgaatggcagtgctggctttatgggccgaatgacctactcctgcacctattgtctgtgtatcTAATTCATCATTTTATGTACTTAGTCAAATATCCACAGCTTTCTCTCTAAAGGAAACATGAACAGGCAggaaatggagtgatatggatcatgcaggcaaatggggttggTTTAATTCGGCATCACGGTTGGCATCTACAACAAGGGcataagggcttgtttctgtgctgtaatgttcaatGAGACAGTCCCAGCCACTGTAATCTTTCCCTATAACTGTCAACCCTCAGATGTTTAGTTTCGTAATGAATGATTGCTGATCCACTTGTGGGACCAGCACACAAGGAGTCTCCtggcttgggtgccatcttgTGCTGTTCCTCTGAGGTGTTGTCTATCAATGTCCCTTGTTGAGACGGAGGTGAATCGAGATAATGAGCGAGTGGGATCAGACTTCttctggagaagatggaatgaGTTGTGACTGAGCCGAGACTGTGCCTGAACGGTGGTTACAGCCTTTCCATGGAAGGAGGACAAAGCTCTTCAGCACATGGCAATTACCCACGTTAGGTGTCCACATGAATCACTTTTGCATAAAGAGCCTTGGGCCAAGTGCCGGGGTATCCTCTGGTCAGCATTGGATGAGTTGTGCCGAATGGCTTGTTTGCATGCTGTTCCATTCCACAGCAGAGGCCAGAGgcagtgcgtgtgtgtggtctGGTTGGTCAGGGCACTGAGGATCTGACGTGATCATACTTGGGGAGTTGGGACTATCCACAGTGGAGGAGGAGTTCTGACCCCTCCAATGACCTCTTCCAGTTGGGGGTAGATTGTGCTGGTCAAGAGACCATGAAAGGGACAACTTGACCTGCCTTTATCACAGCGGTTGTGGTCACAAGATAGCAAATGTTATGTAAACTACAACTGGCAGGTCTTTGCTTTACAGCCTTTCTAACCATCAGGAGTTGGTCATTATTGCAACATTAGTAAATCAGCAGGGAGACGAGCCATTGGTGCAGGACGTTGCCAGAATGAGAGAAAGCAGAGGGTGTCTTTTCGAGAGCACTGCTGCAGATATCTTGGAGTATTTTGCAGATAACATTGGATCTTTAAAGTTTAGTCTTGTAGGCAATGCAGGAATTATTCtgtacacagcaagatcccagatACAGAACTGTGATAACGACCATGCAATGTTTCTTAATGATGTTTATAATGATGAATAAAAACATTGCCCTACCCTTCATGGACAATGTTTTACCATTATTAGAACCTTTAGAATGCAACACCTTGGGGGTAGATCGGTCCAGCACGGGAACCTAACCGAATCTTGaacccaggattagatgaaaatttatactttataatccacgaacctatctccaaagatgtattattagtaaatcattccattctttttttttcgaatcttgacatttgtggggttttttttcctctttctctcttactccctatctttaaaaaaaaaaactagaagcagaactaatccacaattgataatattaataatgtacgactgatatatatgaaatgtttataatatgtttgcttctaataaaaatatataaaaaaaaaaaagaatgcaacaccttgcacttaacaGGATTAAATTCTACCTGCCATTGCTCTTGGAACCATCAGAGGGGAAGAGTCGAAGTGGACCTGACGAATGTCCCTCCGTCACATGTCCAGTTGGCGACTGTGAGACGAGTTGCTCACTTGTCTGTGGTCCTGCAGAGTCCTCTGTCATTGTCCTTATTTACTGTGTGTTTTCTGTCCTTCAGGTTTGTGACGTCTCAGCgagacccaactacagaccctCTGGTCCTGTGGCTGAATGGTGGACCCGGGTGCAGCTCCTTGGATGGATTCCTCGCTGAAAATGGACCCTTTCATGTAGGTCTTCCTGTGACCCAATGACGAGGATTGGGAGTGTGAGCTTTGGGCTGTTGTTTCATCGGGTAGAAAACTTGAACCGCTTGAATGATGTGTCTGTTTTCAGGTGAACGATGATGGCAACACACTCTACATTAACAAGTACAGCTGGAACAAGATAGCCAACATGTTGTACCTGGAGTCCCCGGCTGGGGTTGGCTTCTCCTACTCCGACAGTGGAAACTACACCACTAATGATAAAAAGGTAACGTGGCTAGCCGATCGTGAGCTATCGTGTTTGGGCCTGTCTGCCTCTGCTGGAAGGTCATAGGTTCTAGTTGCTCGGTCACTATTTAATGAAGGAGAGGGAGTGGAAATATTCAATGTAaactttctccagagatctcACCCAATGCTGCTTTGTTCCCTCCATCTCCTTTACTCCTGGTTCTGGAGCTGTTCACCTCAGTAAACTATTGACATTTTGTGATCATTCTTCATTGGTTTATGTAGCAATGATTCACTTGGGTCAGATTGGCAGTGATCACGTTCCCTTTCCTAAATGGTGTACAGTCCAAAAAGAAAGTTGTTCACTATTTGGGGCAGAAAAGAAAGATTATCTATACGGTGAGAGATTACAGAACTCTGAGAATCAGAGATATCCGCATGCCTTTGTGCATAAGTCACAAAAAGTTGATATGCACCTAGTTAGCAAGTAGTTAGAAAAGCCAACAGAATGTAATTTATTTAGTGGGGAACTGAATGCTGAAGTGGCGAGTTACCTGAAATCACTGGATATTGAGTCCGGAGGGCTGGAACATGCTGATTCACTGGAACAGTGCAGGGGACCAGTGATGGAGCGGTTGTGAGAAGGAAAATTAAAGTGACAGGCGTTTGGAAATTCAGGGTCACCCCTGTGAACAGCAGAGTGATCACTCAATCTATTCTTACTCTCTCCAATGTAAAGACCTCCGTGTGCATGAAGTCCAATTGAGAGGTACCCGTGAATTGTGCCTACTTCTGGAAAGGCAGAGTGGATTTCTGACTGGGGTGAGATAAAAGGGCAGGGGTTTGCAACTCCTGGGGACAATGCCATGTGAAGAGCAGTGAATGGTGGAGATAGAAGAGTGGTTAGGGAATGGTCCCTTTGTGATTCTAAAAGAGGGGAAGGTATATCTGATGTGGGTGAAGGATAGATGTTGAAAGTAGaagtttgggggggtggggggggggggagtgaaaggtgaggatcaTGAGAAGCCTACCCTGTGCTCTATGTTGGAGGAAAGAATGGATGTGGGAAATTGAAGGATTCTGTCGACCGTGGTGTAGAAGCCACATTTCATGAAAAAAGGTCACCTGTACTCAAGGTCTCAAATGCAGTAATGATACAGGAACTGTGAGAATGAAATGGAATAGATATTTGCTGGAAGCTAGTTGAGGGgtgagagatgtaatgctgaaccAGATGATATAGTCTGTAGTTTGTAATGGCTATTGATATCCCTCCCCCAAGGCGGAGATCCAGAAAGGGAATAGTCATGTCTGGAATGTGTGAGAAACTGAGAGGAGGATAGCAACTGACAGCAACAGTGGTGACATTTTCAAAATCCCGAACACTTGCAGGAAGCAGCTTCAATATTGTTGTCATGGTATGGAATACGAGTTCAGGGATTGGGGTGGGATAGAGACAAATGGTGTACATGGTGTTCCATGTACCCCACAAAGAGAAAGCCACAGTTGTGCCCATATGGTTCCCATCATTACACCTTGGATTTGCAGGgagtggatagaaggaataatgGTTTAAGGCGAGGACAAGTTCAGCCGGGTGAATGAGtgagttgggggtggggaggggtggttgggGGTGATGGGGGTATCTGGTTAGCCTTCTGTTCAAGGAAGGTCCTCAGACCACAGGTGAGAAGTGGAAGTGAATTTGTTCTACAATTGGAAAGGCAGATTGGGTGCTAAGATGAGCTGGTTGGGACCACGAATATGCAAACTGGCAAAGTGGGTGAAGGGTCTATGAACATGGTGCCCTTGGCATCATCTTAGTCGACATGCCCTATCCATCACCACCACATTCCCTGCAACTTAAAACCAACCTTTCTTGACTAGGTGTCTTTGACCTCTAATTGTAACGTgttttccctctccacagattctTCTTGACTTGTTGAGCATTGCTGGCATTTCTTGCTCTTCTTTCTGTTTAATTGTAGGGCAGTATCTCACTCTTGCTGCAACATAACACTAGCATTCCAATGCTAAATGTACTGAGGTCAGAGCTCCTTGACATGGCTGGAGCTTAAAGCCAAGGGCAACCCTCCTCTAGAAATATCAAAGAAGGCGCCTGCTGGCCTCTGTCAACCTTTGATCTTTTCACAGAAAGCAACCAGTAATCCTGCTCCCTATTCACTCCACTCCTGTAGGTCGCAGAGAGCAATTACCTGGCCCTGCAGGATTTCTTCAGGAAGTTCCCGAACTTCACAAAAAATGATTTCTACATATTCGGTGAAAGCTATGGTGGGATTTACACTCCGACCCTAAGCCTCAAGATTGCAGAGGGCACAGCGAAAATTAACTTCAAGGTATGCATGCTTCATTTCAATGTACAGATCTCAGTCAGCCTTCTTTGCACTTTTCTGGGCCAGCCTGTTAGATTACATTTGAAAATATAAGATCGTCAGGGGATTAACAGAGTATATGCTGGGATGCTTTCACTAATGACAAATAAAGGGACAGAATCACAAAATAAGAGACCGGTCATTTAACGCCGAGGTACATGGGCATTTCTTAGATGtgttgagtctctggaattcattAGATTATTAAAgtggagatagataaatatttggaagattgaggcattgaggggaactggcacagaatagGAGTTGAGACCAGCAtacatcagccatggtcatatttaaTGGTGGGGTAGGTATGGGGgctgtggcctactcctgctctatTTTTCATGTTAGTAAATGGATGTCATGTCCCAGCTGTGGTCAGgatcacttcttcttcttcttcttgcgtatggcgtgcacagtctaaagttgtaggacaacttgttctatttgattgtgcacaccaggttgattgtattTGTCGAAAtagagcggaccacgtgaaggttgcaatatcCCACCCCGTCAGGATCACTGAGCCTCGCACACAATCTAATGGAGATTGCTGCCAGTAAACTCGATGAGTTGGTCCGAGGGGCTTGTCTTCATACTGTTCAATTCTATAGCTCTGGTGCTGTGTACAGCACTGGAGTAACCCATTGCCACTCACTTctagcgtgtgtgcgtgcgtgtgtggcctcctgcacatattccaacaaagtccaatgtcagcTCAGGGAACAGCTCCTCATTTTGTCGAGCTGCACTGTGACCCGTGGGATATCGAATTCATCAATTTTAGATAAGCACCCTTTCCAATCTTTGTCAGATGGTGAAGACCAGCAATATTAATTGTTTTTCCTCTGCACTGATGCTGTCTGGtctgctgagaatttccagtGTTCTTGTAATTCGGATTTGTAACCGTTGTGGAATTATTTTGTGTACCAGCAATTTTTATCCTGTCCTCATTCATCTCCCTGGTTTACATTATCTTCAGGCAGCTCAGTTGTGATTAACAAGCCTCCACTCCCTCCACTCGGCCAGCACCACTTGCATCCTCCAGTCACATTGTTCTCTCTCCGCTCTGAGTTGCGACaaagacctgaaatgttgactctgtttctccatccacagaagctgcctgacctactgagtattttaccagcattctgtttttttaaaaaacatcagGTTTCAATTATGCAGAGAGCCATGAGCAAGCTCCCACAAACTGCAGCGTGTACACACCCAGATAACTGCTTTAGTGATGCTGAATCTTAttgtattgtgtttaagaaggaactgcaggtgctggaaaatcgaaggtagacaaaagtgctggagaaactcagcgggtgcagcagcatctatggagcgaaggaaataggcaacgttccttaTTCTACTTCAGTTGCTGGAGGAGAATTTGGACATCTGACTCATGCCAGAATTTTACCTACCAAGAAAAGGGTTTGAGACGATTCCTTTAGTAGCTTAGAAGACCAAAGCAGCAAATATTAAAGTGACACTTATCATTGGCACCAGTCATGTATGTGGGCTTATCTCAGCTGTAGATGGGGAGGAGCTGTTCTCACTATTCTGTTTGTCTAATATGGTTTCATTGGACAAGGTACCTGTATGCTTGAATGCAACACGATCCCAGTGTTTGatgctctggtgatgctctgtcctCTCTTGCAGGGGTTTGCGGTTGGGAATGGTCTGAGCAGCTTGTATTACAACGATCAGTCACTCGTTTACTTTGCATATTACCACGGACTCCTCGGAGATGTGTAGGTATAGTGCTTGAACCTCCAGACTGGGAAGAAAAGAAGTTTGCATGATCAGTCTCCAGGgagccccccaccctccatcacttTGTACCAATATCTCGGAAGCCCCAGAGATGATCTCCCATTCCCACCACCGCCATATCCCTGAGGTAGTGACACTTCCAGCGCGCGTGTGGTTGGGGACAGAATGAAGCTCCCTCAACACTGTTGAAATCCACACTCCTAGAGTTagacacagagtgaagctccctcaaCATCATTGTGTCACACATTCCCAGGGTGACACACAAAGTGAAGCTAACTCCACATTGTTCTAGCATGCACCGCCTCTATGCTGTTCCATCATACAATCCCAGGGTTAGACAAACACACTCTCAGGGCACAGGTTAGAAACAagggaatattaaaaaaaaaagagcatgGTTGCTGCCTTGGCAGCTTCTTCCTGCTGGCCTTTGAACTGATTCAGTAGCTTCAGGGCCAGGGCTGAGCTTCCTAACCTCAGCTTGTGTTCTCCAGCAGATGTGTTCTTCGGGCCATGCCAATCCCGCGAGAGAAACAGCACTGATAATGAAAACATAACAAACATAATCAATTGGGCATTGTGTCACTTCCATTCTCTTGCAACAGATTACATTCTGAAGCAAAGACATTAAACATAACAGTTGACATTTAGAAAAAAGTAGACAGTCCGAACCAGGACGGAAAATTAATTACCAAAGAGTATAATTTTAAATCGGGAAGcgaggaggggcaggataaagccagcCCAGTAATggattgatacaggtgaggagggatgtgtaataggcagatgtttggacaaaggccagagatgtaaaGATAGAATGTGTGTGACAGAAGGATTAAATAGTTGTGAATTGTGTAGCTGGCGGGAAGAATTTggatggaaggggagaaataggtgtgaatcCAAGGAggtgcagggaggggggggggggggggggggggtgggggggtggggggtgggggcccaTAAGGTGATGTAAtaacccaaaattggagaattgagtGTGGGTATGGCAATAAGGGGTCTCTCAGTATCTCCCTTCTGCAGAGATAGGGAAATATTGGGCAAGGGCAGCTGCAGAATGATCTTGCTGTGGGATTAAGCAAGGGCAAGGGTGGAAGTGCGGTGTGGTGAAGGTGCCCAACCTACTAGATCACATTATTTTTCTCCTTCTGTCTTCCCTTAGACTCTGGGCCAACCTGAATCGGTTTTGCTGCATAGATGGATCCTGCAACTTCCACAACAACACTAAGAGCGACTGTATAGATTCAGTAGGTTCCCATTCACTTCTTTTCCATGACAGACCACCTACATCAGACTGCAGCTTCTGCTTACTATGTCCGGGGCCAATAATAAAACAGACACAATAGGAGTGGCTGCGAATAACACAAAACTCATGGTGTCTCGGGCAGCAGTAATTCCTACTCCTCTGTACATTTTTGAGACCTGgactaaactaaatcagacaCCTCATAGCAATGGAGTGAAACTACCCACAATATTTCTGCAAAATACTTCAAATCCACTGGCGGGGTAAGCAAACCAACAACAGCATCCTCCCCCAGGCTTATATCCTAAGTGTTGGGCCCCACTTACATTCAGTCTGCTCCAGGGGAAGGCCAACACCAGACCTTTGGAGCAGTTATTCTGTACTAAATTCATGGTTAGACGTGACCAGGTTGACAGAGGAATTGATTCAAATGATGATCTGACAGCCTTGAAATCATGTGGCACCCTCACTGAACCAGGGGAATCACTGCTTCATCAATCGCTCAAGATCTGGAGGACAATGGGTTGACATTAAAAATCTTGTTTCCAGTTGTTGAGCACACAGTAGCTCGGTGCAAATGGTGGAAAGAGTACATCAACTCCCAATACCATCACCCACCCCACCAGTACCACCAGCCACACCTCTGGCAGACTCTGGTCATCAGAATCTGCCATTTGCGCCATTTTGCCTTCACCACCTATCACCTCCAGCCATGGTTgctatctccacccttttctTCCTCATCTGCTAATCAATCCCTCCTCGCTGGAATCCACCCCACCatccccctcacctctttctaccagctatctcccctctactccatcagtctgaagaagggtcctgacccaaaacatcgtctgtcatTTCGGCAGGATTGTTGAAACGTCAATGTCCCCAAAGCACTTTCCACTCAATTCAAAGGGTCCACAGTTACTGTAGTGAACAGGGCAGTGAACGACTGCACGGGCAGCAGCAAGGGGACAATGACTGCATCATCTGTTGTtgtggtgattggcagatgaATACACACCCAGTTGACTGAGAATAACTGCCCACTCTTTTTCTCAAGTTGAACATTGTCTGATTTGACTCTGTTTAACACGACATTCGCCTTTGTACTCTTATCTATATGTTGAAAACCCAGACTGCAGCAGGCTTGTTTGTATGGTGACCTTCACAGCTCTTCATCGGTTTTTGTATGTGGCCCTAAGCTTGCGTTGGTATGACCGTTGGCCTAAGATGTTCTTGGATGGCGAGGGACCCAGATTTGGTGGAAGGGGAACGAACCACTAGTTGAGTTAACCTgatactttttttattttattttttttattttaacagcTCCGTGCAGTTAATTTAATAGTCTTCGAGAGTGGACTCAATCTGTACTCACTGTACATGGACTGTGCTGGGGGATTGGAGAGATACCATGCACGCTTTCAAAAAGACATGAAGAATCTCTTCCAGTTTTACCAATTTGATACAGTTAAGGTATGAAGATCATTGCCTTTTCCCGGAAAGCTTTGAAGGGTTCATCCCTTTCCCATGTGTACAAATGTCCAATGCTCACATTCTCTCCATTGTATAAAATGCCAACAGGAGCACCACTT from the Leucoraja erinacea ecotype New England chromosome 17, Leri_hhj_1, whole genome shotgun sequence genome contains:
- the LOC129705241 gene encoding lysosomal protective protein-like, with amino-acid sequence MLRCLLLLCVSGALGQPSRDEVFSLPGLSAGINFRQWSGYLDAGPGIHLHYWFVTSQRDPTTDPLVLWLNGGPGCSSLDGFLAENGPFHVNDDGNTLYINKYSWNKIANMLYLESPAGVGFSYSDSGNYTTNDKKVAESNYLALQDFFRKFPNFTKNDFYIFGESYGGIYTPTLSLKIAEGTAKINFKGFAVGNGLSSLYYNDQSLVYFAYYHGLLGDVLWANLNRFCCIDGSCNFHNNTKSDCIDSLRAVNLIVFESGLNLYSLYMDCAGGLERYHARFQKDMKNLFQFYQFDTVKTAVAAHEFKPPCLNDTTLWLWLNRADVRMALHIPGNVQSWDLCSDKVSKHYYRIYSTMHDFYLALLSKGLRALVYNGDTDMACNFLGDHWFVMSLNQKKTADYKPWICNNQIAGFHEQYGNLTFLTIKGAGHMVPQWAPVRALKMFESFLSNSPY